The proteins below come from a single Rickettsia typhi str. Wilmington genomic window:
- a CDS encoding MFS transporter: protein MNRSKLVFSSSIANTFEWYDYVLFSYFAPIIGAKFFPNDDVNTSLLHVFSVFAIGYLARPLGGIFFGVIGDRFGRKVALTSALFCMSAPTVLIGMLPTYNTIGITATIVMICVRILQGLSMGGALTGSISFVIEHTNHKYRGLICSISMSSICSGLLFGSIVFYIVKNILTAAQFDNFGWRIPFLIGFFIIFAAFYIKKNTHETPSFKHIRDQQQILQSPLRKVVINHWFDILISIFINAPGSIIFYLATIYLVSFFKIIRNFTENEVNNLASICYVIMIIVTLLSGYLSDIIGRKKIFLINLIIIIVTTPFLLRNFENGDFTSVIISQFILTILAASYIGPEPALQAEFYPTNIRNTALSISYNTATSIFGGTTPLIFEYLVQKTGHVTFTVFYVILSCIFALFALSFYKNRSLDKI, encoded by the coding sequence ATGAATCGCAGTAAGCTAGTATTTTCAAGCAGTATCGCTAATACTTTTGAATGGTATGATTATGTATTATTTAGTTATTTTGCACCAATAATAGGAGCAAAATTTTTCCCGAATGATGATGTTAATACTTCTTTATTGCACGTTTTTTCTGTATTTGCTATAGGTTATTTAGCAAGGCCGTTGGGCGGCATATTTTTTGGTGTTATCGGTGATAGATTTGGACGAAAAGTAGCTTTAACTAGTGCGTTATTTTGTATGTCTGCCCCAACCGTATTAATAGGAATGTTACCGACATACAATACTATCGGTATAACTGCGACTATTGTAATGATTTGTGTACGCATTCTACAAGGATTATCAATGGGAGGTGCTTTGACCGGCTCTATTTCCTTTGTTATTGAGCATACTAACCATAAATACCGAGGTTTAATTTGTAGTATTTCAATGTCTAGTATATGCTCTGGTTTGTTATTTGGATCTATTGTTTTTTATATCGTAAAGAATATCTTAACAGCTGCACAATTTGATAATTTTGGTTGGAGAATACCTTTTTTGATTGGGTTTTTTATTATTTTTGCAGCATTTTATATTAAAAAAAATACACATGAAACTCCAAGTTTTAAACATATAAGAGATCAGCAACAGATTTTACAATCACCGTTAAGGAAAGTTGTTATCAATCATTGGTTTGATATATTAATCTCGATTTTTATCAATGCACCTGGTTCTATAATATTTTACCTCGCAACCATTTACTTAGTATCATTTTTTAAAATTATCCGTAATTTTACTGAAAATGAGGTAAATAATCTTGCTAGCATATGTTATGTGATTATGATAATTGTAACTTTATTAAGCGGTTATCTATCAGACATTATAGGCCGAAAGAAAATTTTTCTAATTAATCTGATAATAATTATTGTAACAACGCCGTTTTTACTTAGAAATTTTGAGAATGGTGATTTCACAAGCGTAATTATTTCACAATTTATACTTACTATACTTGCTGCTAGCTATATTGGTCCTGAACCAGCATTACAAGCAGAATTTTATCCTACAAATATACGTAACACTGCGCTCTCTATTTCATATAATACTGCTACAAGTATTTTTGGTGGTACTACTCCTCTTATTTTTGAGTATTTAGTACAAAAAACGGGACATGTAACCTTTACAGTTTTTTATGTTATATTAAGCTGTATTTTTGCATTATTTGCATTATCTTTCTACAAAAATAGAAGTTTAGATAAAATATGA
- a CDS encoding S-adenosylmethionine uptake transporter, with the protein MNDALKTYLKGICWFLLSLVTSSVNDVISKYLGTRLHSFEVAFFRFLFSSIVLLPFVVYYGKSTLKTRHPVIHVLRGLLLFFGMTSWTYGLTIAPVTTATVISFSIPLFTLILAVFILNENIIWQRWVVTVVGFIGLVVMLKPHTKDFNPEILYLILAAISFAMLDIINKKFVVKESMLSMLFYSAIVTAIVSLPVSMEYWITPSSFELTLLFVLGSSGSFILFFLLKAFTMVDATATAPYRYLELVISAIAAYFIFNEFPDKSTAHGAVIIIPATLFIMYSEKKSMSSKHESQ; encoded by the coding sequence ATGAATGATGCATTAAAAACATATTTAAAAGGCATATGTTGGTTTTTACTTAGTTTAGTAACTAGTAGTGTAAATGATGTGATATCTAAATATCTTGGGACTCGTTTACATAGCTTTGAAGTAGCTTTTTTCCGGTTCTTGTTCAGTAGCATAGTTTTACTACCTTTTGTTGTTTATTACGGTAAAAGTACTTTAAAAACAAGGCATCCTGTTATTCATGTATTAAGAGGATTATTATTATTCTTTGGTATGACTTCATGGACTTACGGTCTTACCATAGCACCAGTTACTACTGCAACCGTCATAAGTTTTTCTATTCCTTTATTTACTTTAATACTTGCCGTATTCATTCTCAATGAAAATATTATTTGGCAAAGATGGGTAGTGACTGTAGTAGGATTTATAGGGCTTGTTGTTATGCTTAAACCACATACCAAGGATTTTAACCCTGAAATTTTATATTTGATATTAGCTGCTATTTCATTTGCTATGCTTGATATTATTAATAAAAAATTTGTTGTAAAAGAATCAATGTTGAGTATGCTATTTTATTCGGCAATAGTAACTGCTATAGTGTCGCTACCAGTGTCGATGGAGTATTGGATAACCCCTAGTAGTTTTGAATTAACTTTATTATTTGTACTTGGCAGTAGTGGAAGCTTTATATTATTCTTCCTGCTTAAAGCTTTTACTATGGTAGATGCAACTGCTACAGCTCCTTATCGATATTTAGAGTTAGTGATTTCAGCAATAGCAGCATATTTCATATTTAACGAGTTTCCAGATAAAAGCACTGCTCATGGAGCAGTGATAATCATTCCTGCAACCTTATTTATAATGTACTCCGAAAAAAAATCTATGAGCAGTAAACATGAATCGCAGTAA
- a CDS encoding OmpW family outer membrane protein — protein sequence MLKKLCVILFISSITINSHAKNMYDNVDTATSYDSTYYENEGSLVFKMRLGGIFASAKQKGLPTHSSVQPVSVGEIAKNGYGGDASTTIFFNNYLAAELSLGFNVLRTKYTSLAAVAHNYGINNVKLGKHKPIYMIPATLTGQFHIAPYGGIRPYIGIGYHGSYMLTQATGLKIRNGYNAVGQIGVDFYAKDDTLINIDVRQFFLKPKLEYKSNLVGNKKVTSKVKLNPLIVSIGIGFTF from the coding sequence ATGTTAAAAAAATTATGTGTAATTTTATTTATATCTAGCATAACTATTAATAGTCATGCTAAAAACATGTACGATAATGTAGATACTGCTACTAGCTATGACAGCACTTATTACGAAAATGAAGGAAGTTTAGTTTTTAAGATGCGTCTAGGAGGTATTTTTGCAAGTGCTAAGCAAAAAGGATTGCCAACACATAGCTCCGTTCAACCTGTTTCAGTAGGAGAAATTGCAAAAAACGGTTATGGTGGTGATGCATCCACTACTATATTTTTTAATAATTATTTAGCTGCTGAATTATCACTTGGCTTTAATGTTTTGCGTACTAAATATACATCACTTGCAGCAGTTGCTCATAATTATGGTATTAATAATGTAAAATTAGGAAAACACAAACCTATTTACATGATTCCTGCGACACTTACCGGCCAATTCCATATAGCTCCTTATGGAGGAATAAGACCATATATAGGTATAGGTTATCACGGTTCTTATATGCTGACGCAAGCTACTGGCCTTAAAATTAGAAACGGATACAACGCAGTAGGACAAATAGGTGTAGATTTCTATGCTAAAGATGATACTTTAATCAATATTGACGTCAGACAATTTTTCTTAAAGCCTAAACTTGAATATAAATCAAATTTAGTAGGTAATAAAAAAGTCACTTCTAAAGTGAAACTCAATCCTTTAATAGTTTCAATAGGTATAGGATTTACTTTTTAA
- a CDS encoding NAD(P)(+) transhydrogenase (Re/Si-specific) subunit beta: MSLQIIQLLYLLSAVCFILSLKFLSSQKQARLGSSIGILGMVIAVGVTFCLPDFTHKLQIITTILVGGIIGGIIALKISMTVIPQLVACFHSFVGLAAVFVSYATVLAPENFSIGISGSLPINSLIEMSIGVSIGALTFSGSIVAFLKLQGLIKSNQFKFYGQQYICLFAAIILVIIVVSFIRSENICLFNLIVLLSLLSGVLLIIPVGSADMPVIVSMLNSYSGFAAAGIGFTLSNSLLIITGSLIGSSGAILSYIMCKAMNRSLIKVIFGAFLPQPTGINKDIFDDKIAKISSPEDAAHLLLNASSVIIVPGYGMAVAQSQHSIKEMVDILERSDINVRFAIHPVAGRMPGHMNVLLAEANIDYEKVLELDEINRDFAITDVVLVIGANDVTNPSAKNDPNSPIYGMPILDVEKARTILFIKRSMSSGYAGIENELFYHNKTFMLFGDAKKVVDEIVKFLNED; this comes from the coding sequence ATGTCCCTACAAATTATCCAGTTATTATACTTACTTTCAGCTGTTTGCTTTATTCTGTCACTCAAATTCTTATCCTCACAGAAACAAGCACGTTTAGGTAGTAGCATAGGTATTTTAGGAATGGTGATAGCAGTTGGTGTTACTTTTTGTCTGCCAGATTTTACTCATAAATTACAGATTATAACAACTATATTAGTTGGCGGGATTATTGGTGGGATTATTGCACTTAAAATTTCTATGACCGTAATTCCTCAATTAGTAGCATGTTTTCACTCTTTTGTCGGTCTTGCTGCAGTATTTGTATCGTACGCTACGGTGCTTGCTCCTGAAAATTTTTCTATAGGAATATCAGGCAGTTTACCGATTAACTCATTAATAGAAATGTCTATTGGAGTTTCTATCGGTGCTTTAACTTTTAGCGGTTCTATTGTAGCCTTTTTAAAGCTACAAGGTTTAATAAAAAGTAACCAATTTAAATTCTATGGCCAACAATATATATGTTTATTCGCAGCAATAATATTAGTGATTATAGTAGTATCTTTTATACGCTCAGAAAATATCTGCTTATTTAATCTAATAGTATTATTATCTCTGTTAAGCGGCGTATTACTAATAATACCAGTAGGTAGTGCAGATATGCCTGTTATAGTATCTATGCTAAACTCTTATTCAGGTTTTGCCGCAGCGGGTATAGGATTTACTCTTAGCAATAGCCTACTTATTATTACTGGATCATTAATCGGTAGTAGTGGAGCTATACTTAGCTATATAATGTGCAAAGCGATGAATCGATCATTAATTAAGGTGATTTTTGGAGCATTTTTACCACAACCTACTGGAATTAACAAAGATATATTTGATGATAAAATAGCAAAAATAAGTTCTCCTGAGGATGCAGCACATTTACTACTTAATGCATCATCTGTGATAATTGTTCCAGGTTACGGTATGGCAGTAGCCCAGTCTCAACATAGTATAAAAGAGATGGTTGATATATTAGAACGTTCAGATATTAACGTACGTTTTGCCATACATCCAGTAGCAGGTAGAATGCCAGGGCATATGAATGTTTTACTTGCAGAAGCTAATATAGATTATGAGAAGGTACTTGAGCTTGACGAGATTAATAGAGATTTCGCTATTACTGATGTGGTACTTGTCATTGGTGCAAATGATGTAACTAATCCTTCTGCTAAAAATGATCCCAATAGTCCAATTTACGGTATGCCTATACTCGATGTTGAAAAAGCGCGTACTATTTTGTTTATTAAGCGCTCTATGTCTTCAGGATATGCAGGTATAGAAAATGAACTGTTTTATCATAATAAGACTTTTATGTTATTTGGTGATGCTAAGAAAGTAGTTGATGAGATAGTTAAGTTTTTAAATGAAGATTGA
- a CDS encoding cell cycle transcriptional regulator TrcR → MNSQKTLPLLPRATAIWLIENTSLTFKQIADFCGIHEFEIKGMADGEVAQSIKGLNPIANGQLTLEEIERCSKDPNTNLQISYSPADELMQNQKKHRAKYIPIARRQDKPDAIYWLLSNYPNIQDHQIIKLIGTTKATIDAIRTRNHWNMHSIRPRDPVLLGICSQIDLNKIVENIKLPQNSIKES, encoded by the coding sequence ATGAATTCACAAAAAACATTACCTCTTTTGCCAAGAGCAACAGCTATATGGTTAATTGAGAATACTTCTTTAACCTTTAAACAAATTGCCGATTTTTGTGGCATTCATGAATTTGAAATCAAAGGTATGGCTGATGGTGAAGTAGCGCAATCTATAAAAGGTTTAAATCCAATTGCAAATGGTCAGCTAACATTAGAGGAAATTGAGCGTTGCAGTAAAGATCCTAACACTAATTTACAAATTTCATATAGTCCTGCTGATGAATTGATGCAAAATCAGAAAAAACATCGCGCTAAATATATTCCTATAGCAAGACGTCAAGATAAACCGGATGCGATATATTGGTTATTGTCTAATTATCCGAATATCCAGGATCATCAAATAATTAAATTAATAGGTACGACTAAAGCTACTATAGATGCTATTAGAACTCGTAACCATTGGAATATGCATTCTATTCGTCCTCGTGATCCTGTATTACTTGGTATCTGTAGTCAAATCGACTTAAATAAAATAGTAGAAAACATCAAGCTTCCACAAAATTCTATAAAAGAATCATAA
- the queF gene encoding NADPH-dependent 7-cyano-7-deazaguanine reductase QueF (Catalyzes the NADPH-dependent reduction of 7-cyano-7-deazaguanine (preQ0) to 7-aminomethyl-7-deazaguanine (preQ1) in queuosine biosynthesis): MPLSTSLLGKKSTYKDSYDATLLFKIPRINNRNVLGINNNLPFYGVDIWNTYEISCLNKNGKPLVGIGTFYIPADSENIVESKSFKLYLNSFNNFIVKSIEELEQIILQDLSNVTCAKVTGRIFPINTKIEFGIPSGKNIDNLDIVCNNYGPPDNSLIEYEDVLVEEEIHSNLLKSNCLVTGQPDWGTIVIKYKGKKLKYDSFLRYLISFRNCNEFAEQCAERIFIDIKNAINLDFLSIYIVYTRRGGIDICPYRSTDKSYALPSNKRFIRQ, from the coding sequence ATGCCTTTATCCACTTCTTTACTCGGTAAAAAAAGTACTTATAAAGATAGTTATGATGCAACTTTATTATTTAAAATTCCACGTATAAATAATAGGAATGTACTTGGAATAAATAATAATCTTCCGTTTTACGGTGTAGATATTTGGAATACATATGAGATATCTTGTCTTAATAAGAATGGAAAACCATTGGTTGGAATAGGGACTTTTTATATACCAGCGGATTCCGAAAATATAGTAGAATCAAAATCATTTAAATTATATCTCAATTCTTTTAATAACTTTATTGTTAAATCAATAGAAGAATTAGAACAAATTATATTGCAGGATCTAAGTAATGTTACATGCGCTAAAGTAACAGGACGAATATTCCCTATAAATACCAAAATAGAATTTGGTATTCCAAGTGGGAAAAATATAGATAATTTAGATATAGTGTGTAATAATTACGGTCCACCAGATAATAGTTTAATTGAGTATGAAGATGTTTTAGTAGAAGAAGAGATTCATTCTAATTTACTTAAATCAAATTGCTTAGTAACCGGACAACCAGATTGGGGTACAATAGTTATAAAATATAAAGGAAAAAAGTTAAAATATGATTCTTTTCTAAGGTATCTCATATCTTTTAGAAATTGTAACGAGTTTGCAGAACAGTGTGCTGAGCGTATTTTTATAGATATAAAAAATGCTATAAATCTTGATTTTCTTTCTATTTATATAGTATATACTAGGCGTGGAGGAATTGATATTTGTCCTTATCGTTCTACAGATAAAAGTTATGCTTTACCTAGCAATAAGCGATTTATTAGACAATAA
- the ctrA gene encoding response regulator transcription factor CtrA, which yields MKVLLIEDESEMANLIEITLASEGIVCDKASVGVEGLRLGKIGIYDLVILDLMLPDINGFEILLRLRAAKIKTPILILSSLTDTDQKITSFSSGADDYLTKPFVREELIARIKAIVRRSKGHAASVFRFDKVSVNLDTRSVEVDGKKIHLTNKEYSILELLIIRRGTILTKEMFLNHLYSSVDEPEMKIIDVFICKLRKKLSDAAGGRDYIDTVWGRGYMLKEYDELQQKELLAQGA from the coding sequence ATGAAAGTGTTATTGATTGAAGACGAATCGGAAATGGCTAACTTAATTGAGATCACTTTAGCTTCAGAAGGGATAGTTTGCGATAAAGCTTCAGTTGGTGTAGAAGGTTTAAGACTTGGTAAAATTGGTATCTATGATCTAGTAATTTTAGATCTTATGTTACCAGACATTAATGGTTTTGAGATATTACTAAGATTACGTGCGGCAAAAATAAAAACTCCCATCTTAATTTTATCTAGTTTAACCGATACTGATCAAAAAATTACAAGTTTCTCTTCCGGTGCTGATGATTATTTAACTAAACCATTTGTCCGAGAAGAATTAATTGCTAGAATTAAAGCTATAGTTAGACGTTCTAAAGGACATGCGGCATCAGTATTTAGGTTTGATAAGGTGAGCGTCAACCTTGATACTAGAAGTGTAGAAGTTGATGGAAAAAAAATACATTTGACAAACAAAGAATATTCTATTTTAGAGTTATTAATAATCAGAAGAGGCACTATCTTAACTAAAGAAATGTTCTTAAATCACTTATATAGTAGTGTTGATGAACCGGAAATGAAAATTATTGACGTATTTATTTGTAAACTTCGTAAAAAGTTAAGTGATGCTGCTGGCGGTCGAGATTATATCGATACAGTATGGGGACGCGGTTATATGCTAAAAGAATATGATGAATTACAACAAAAAGAACTTTTAGCACAAGGAGCATAA
- the secB gene encoding protein-export chaperone SecB, with product MSTINSDTSEAMPHISVNAQYIKDLSLENPSAPSSLAALDQRPQIDLSLDINITNLSDENFYEVELNIEAIARNEKYKLFQIELKYAGVFNLINIDSEQHPILLSVHCPAMIFPFARKIIASCTQDAGFQPLMIDPIDFGALYHKKMSEHQN from the coding sequence ATGAGTACAATAAACAGTGATACTAGTGAGGCAATGCCTCATATTTCCGTTAATGCACAATATATAAAAGATTTATCTCTTGAGAACCCTTCTGCACCGTCTTCTCTTGCGGCTTTAGATCAACGTCCTCAAATTGATTTATCGCTAGATATAAATATTACTAATTTATCAGACGAAAATTTCTATGAAGTAGAGTTAAATATTGAAGCAATTGCAAGAAATGAGAAATATAAATTATTTCAGATAGAATTAAAATATGCTGGAGTATTTAATTTAATTAATATTGATTCTGAACAACATCCAATTTTATTATCTGTTCATTGCCCAGCAATGATATTTCCATTTGCTAGAAAAATTATAGCTAGTTGTACTCAAGATGCAGGATTTCAGCCTTTAATGATTGATCCTATCGATTTTGGAGCATTATATCATAAAAAAATGTCAGAGCATCAAAACTAA
- the dcd gene encoding dCTP deaminase — MTIMSDKWIKDAVIKQSMIRPFAEKQVRVHNKEKIISYGLSSYGYDARVSNEFKIFTNINSTTVDPKNFSEDNLVDREVDECIIPPNSFALGRTIEYFKIPRDVLVICVGKSTYARCGIIVNVTPLEPEWEGHVTLEFSNTTPLPAKIYANEGACQFLFLKSDQICDTSYAERQGKYMKQVGVTLPLT; from the coding sequence ATGACTATTATGTCAGATAAGTGGATAAAAGACGCTGTTATCAAGCAAAGTATGATAAGACCCTTTGCAGAAAAACAGGTAAGAGTTCATAATAAAGAAAAGATTATTTCTTACGGATTATCTTCTTACGGTTATGATGCTAGAGTATCTAATGAATTTAAAATATTCACCAATATAAATTCTACTACAGTTGATCCAAAAAATTTCAGTGAAGATAATTTAGTTGATAGAGAAGTAGATGAGTGTATTATTCCGCCTAATAGTTTTGCGCTTGGTAGAACTATAGAATATTTTAAAATACCGCGTGATGTATTAGTGATTTGTGTCGGTAAGTCCACTTATGCAAGATGTGGTATAATAGTAAATGTAACACCGTTAGAGCCTGAATGGGAAGGACATGTAACTTTAGAGTTTTCTAATACTACTCCATTACCTGCTAAAATATATGCAAATGAAGGTGCTTGTCAGTTTTTATTTTTAAAGAGTGATCAAATTTGTGATACTTCATATGCCGAACGACAAGGCAAATATATGAAACAAGTAGGTGTAACTTTACCGTTAACATAA
- a CDS encoding porin: MKKLLLAASIIYFASVSLAEEKTTPFISNSDTKIKLEGFYLFESGYIKQDHLILFDKNVTDNRKKLGFDTEVAFAATITKTIDDVIAGAKIVLQPTTKAKTTASYNGSHIFIETSYGKVELGSPVDASAQLRVTGNKVTAGTGGWYRYALLDGQYMRYNALKPDFDTSVNFYLESYSNSFDQVNEKTEKARRLNFFTPKMKGFQAGISYTPDTANTGGNKNINNLTLQSSGRNGISASRTGIKTLSIANGEIMTINQNIRDAFSAGLTYEHAISEDADLKLSMTGEYGKPARRLIHAKVDGTTKAIEVLNTYKLSNLKAYNLGAVFTYGNFSCGASYGNLGKSLTAKEYYKVGRNTYYYNGAVAYGQGPIKTSLAYLKTSRYKNTVNAVSLATEYKIMPGLLPYAEISHFQAKGKPVYYPEAPSKTTRGTVGLIGTKLKF; this comes from the coding sequence GTGAAAAAATTATTATTAGCTGCAAGTATTATATATTTTGCATCAGTCAGTCTTGCCGAAGAAAAGACAACACCTTTTATTTCTAACTCTGACACTAAAATCAAATTAGAAGGATTTTATCTATTTGAAAGTGGTTATATTAAACAGGATCATTTAATTTTATTTGATAAAAATGTAACTGATAACAGAAAAAAGCTCGGATTTGACACAGAAGTAGCATTTGCTGCAACTATTACTAAAACTATCGATGATGTAATAGCAGGTGCTAAAATAGTACTTCAACCAACTACAAAAGCAAAAACCACTGCAAGTTATAATGGGTCCCATATTTTTATTGAAACTAGTTATGGTAAAGTAGAATTAGGCTCTCCTGTTGATGCAAGTGCGCAATTACGTGTTACCGGTAATAAAGTAACTGCAGGTACTGGAGGGTGGTATAGGTATGCTCTACTGGACGGTCAGTATATGAGATATAATGCTTTAAAACCAGATTTCGATACTAGTGTTAACTTTTATCTTGAATCATACTCGAATTCTTTTGATCAAGTCAATGAAAAAACTGAGAAAGCTAGAAGATTAAACTTTTTTACACCTAAAATGAAAGGTTTTCAAGCAGGTATCTCTTATACTCCTGATACTGCTAATACTGGTGGTAATAAAAACATAAATAATTTAACACTTCAAAGCTCAGGAAGAAACGGGATAAGTGCTTCGAGAACTGGCATAAAGACATTGTCCATAGCAAACGGTGAAATTATGACTATAAATCAAAATATTAGGGATGCATTTTCTGCTGGCTTAACTTATGAACATGCAATTAGTGAAGATGCAGACTTAAAATTATCAATGACTGGAGAATATGGCAAACCTGCTCGTCGTCTTATTCATGCTAAAGTTGATGGAACAACTAAGGCAATAGAAGTATTGAATACATATAAGCTGTCTAATTTAAAAGCATATAATCTTGGAGCTGTATTTACTTACGGTAATTTCTCGTGTGGGGCTTCTTATGGTAATTTAGGTAAAAGCTTAACCGCCAAGGAATATTATAAAGTTGGACGTAATACCTATTATTACAATGGAGCAGTTGCTTATGGACAAGGACCTATAAAAACAAGTCTTGCTTATCTCAAAACTTCAAGATATAAAAACACCGTAAATGCTGTAAGCTTAGCTACCGAATATAAAATTATGCCTGGTTTATTACCGTATGCTGAAATTTCACATTTCCAAGCTAAAGGTAAGCCTGTATATTATCCTGAAGCACCTAGTAAAACAACAAGAGGTACTGTTGGTCTTATAGGTACAAAACTTAAGTTTTAA